ATTAGAGGCAGTTTTCCGGCAGTAGCTGTGGGCACATCCAAAATAAATGCAATTTTTATTCAAGGGAGCTTTTGGAATCCAATGAGTGTAAAGGCAAGTGGTGGAAGCTCTGTTGCGCGTCCGCAACTCTATCAAACTGTACCTGTTGCAACCATTTCTCAAGCCGAGCAGCAAGATCGCTTCTTGGGACGTGGTGAGCTGAGCGAACTCTCGGGCTATTTCGATTCAGGTTTGAAGCGGATTGAAATTGCCGCTATCCTCGGTCAAAATTCGGAACTCATTGTTTCCCGGGCTGCCAATCGAATTTTTGTGGGTGGCTCTCCCATGGCTTTCTTAGAAAAGCCTGCTGATGATGCCCCTGTCATGGTGGGTATGGGCGGAATAGCGCTGGATGCCAAAGAAAATATGAAGCTAGGAACAACCACCTATGTTTCTAGCGGCGGTGGCGGGAACGGGCTGTTCGACGGCTTCCGTTCGCTTTTTAGCACGGCTCCTGGGGGTGGGACTCCAGTAGGCTTCCGTCCGATTAACGTGGCGCGCTACGGTCCCCGCAATATGCAGAAATCTCTGCGGGACTTAAGTTGGTTTTTGCGCTATGTCACCTATGCGATCGTGGCGGGTGATCCAAACATCATTGCGGTTAACGTTCGCGGTCTACGAGACATTATTGAGAATGCTTGTTCTGGGGCTGCCACGATTGTTGCTATTCAAGGCATGAGACAAGCGGCTCTGGGCTATTTCAGCAATGACCAGGATGCAGGGGCGATCGTTGCTCAATATTTTGATGTGCTGTTGACCGAGTTTAGAGCAGCAACGCCTTCCAACACCGTTCGTCAGCGTTCAACGCCTGATCAGCAGGGCTTGGAACTGCCTCAAATCTATGCACTTGCTTCTGAGCGTCGTTCTAAGTACGCTATGAAGCCGGGTTTGTCAGCGATCGAAAAGAACGATGCGATTAAAGCGGCATATCGTCAAGTCTTTGAGCGGGACATTACCCGGGCATACTCCCTTGGCATTTCTGATTTAGAGTCGAAGGTCAAGAACGGCGATATTTCTATGAAGGAATTCGTTCGTCGGCTGGGTAAGTCACCTTTATATCGCAAGAACTTTTTCGAGCCTTTCATTAATAGTCGGGCATTGGAATTGGCGTTCCGGCACTTCTTAGGGCGGGGCCCTAGCTCTCGTGAAGAGGTGCAAAACTACTTCTCGATCGTCTCTAAAGGCGGTTTAGCGGCGTTGATCGATGCTCTAGTCGATTCTAAGGAATACTCAGATTACTTTGGTGAAGAAACAGTGCCCTATATCCGGGGCTTGGGTCAAGAGGCACAAGAATGCCGCAACTGGGGGCCCCAGCAAGACCTGTTTAGATACAGCGCTCCCTTCCGCAAAGTTCCTCAGTTCCTAACTACTTTTGCCCGGTACAATCGCCCTCTGCCCGATCAGCACGTTTACGGTTCGGGTAATGATCCGTTAGAAATTCAGTTTGGGGCAATTTTCTCCAAAGAAACTCGCAATCCTAGCAGCAGCCCGGCACCGTTTGGAAAGGATACACGGCGGATTTTGATTAACCGAGGAGCCGGAATTAATAACCAACTCAGCAATCCGGGTGCCAGAGGCGCAGCCCCAGGTTCTTTGGGGCCCAAGGTCTTTAAGCTCGATCAACTTCCTACCAACACTAAAACCTTTACCAAAGGAACTAATACCAAGGGAATTAGTATTAAGTTCTCTGAGAGCTCTACCCAAAAGGTAATCCGGGCGGTATATCTGCAAGTCTTTGGGCGCGATCTTTACGAAGGTCAGCGTCAGAAGGTGGCAGAAATTAAGCTGGAGAATGGGGATATTACAGTGCGGGAATTTGTCCGCATGTTGGCAAAGTCGGATGTGTTCCGGGGAATGTACTGGACACCTTTGTATGTGGTTAAGGCGATCGAGTATATCCATCGCCGCCTTCTCGGTCGCCCAACTTATGGTCGCCAAGAGATGAACGCTTACTTTGACCTGGCTTCTAAGAAAGGCTTCTATGCAGTTGTAGATGCCATTTTAGACACCGTAGAATACAGCGAAGCCTTTGGGGAAGATACCGTTCCTTACGAGCGCTATGTTACTCCGGCAGGTCAAGCGCTTCGCACGAGCCGAGTAGGGAGCATTGCCGATAAGGGTGCCAAGCTTGATAAAACGGTGACACCGCGCTTTGTGGAGTTAGGTTCGATTAACGAAACGCGATCGCTTCCCGATATTCAGTTCCGCACGGGGCAAGGAGTCAGCAAGCAGCGTGAACAAACCAAGGTCTTTAAGCTCACAACTCTTGATCCGGTAGCCGTTAAGACTCTAACACGGGCAGCATATCGCCAGATCTTTGAGCGAGACGTTGAGCCTTATGTCACCCGTAATGAGTTCTCGGCGTTGGAAAGCAAGCTAGCTAACGGTGAAATCAACCTGAAAGAGTTTATTGAAGGACTCGGTACCTCAGGGCTTTACATTAAGGAGTTCTACACCCCCTTCCCCAACACCAAGGTGATTGAGTTGGGTACTAAGCACTTCTTAGGTCGTGCCCCTTCTGATCAAGCTGAAATTCGCAAGTACAACGTGATTTTGGCTTCTGAGGGTTTGGGTGGATTCATTCGAGCCATGGTTAATACGCCAGAGTACGCTCAGTATTTTGGTGAAGATACCGTGCCCTATCGTCGTTTCCCGACATTGCCTGCGGCAACGTTCCCCAATACGGAGCGGTTGTATAACCAACTCACTAAGCAGAACAACGAGGTTGTTGTTCCTAGCTTCGACCCAGTTACATCTCGCATCGACATTACTAAAATGCCTTTGATGCGGCAGGCAATGTCTGACTTAAGCCAATCGGCAAACGTCAGTCAACAACTCGGTCGCCAAACGACTCACTCAACTGAGACGAGCCGCAAGCCTGCTCGCGTTTATCGGGTGCATTCGGGCATGGCTGCTTCTGAAACCGAAGTGGCGATCGCGGCAATCTACATTCAAGTGATGGATTTGTTTGAGGCTGAGGTGCCTGCTGAATTCCGCCTCGTTGAGTTGGAAACCCAGATCCGAAATGGTGAAATTTCGGTCAGAACGTTTGTCAAAGCTTTAGCCGGTTCAGGGCAATATGTTCAACGGTTCTGCACTCCTTATCCGCAGGCAAAGGTGGTTGAATTCCTCTTCCGTCATTTGTTAGGACGGGTGCCTGCAACTCAGGCAGAAGCCACTCAGTACAGTGAGATTGTTAGCAATCAAGGCTTGAACGCTGCGATCGCACTCATTGTCGATAGCGCTGAATACACCCGCTATTTTGGCGAAGATGTTGTTCCTTACCAACGCTTTCGCTAGGTGACTTCCTAAATCCCTCTTCCATAGGAGAGGAACTTTGAAAGGGAAAGCCCATGATCTGAATTAGATCATGGGCTTTTTATGGGGCTAATTTAATTGCGATCGCCCCAGATTATCGCTTTAAGACTTGATTGACTCGTGCTAATAACTCCGGCATAGGTAAAGACCCAGGAATAACTTCAGTCCGATTTCCCCAAACTTGCTCAACCGTACTCTGCGCAAACGGATCAAGCTCTGCTCGGTGCGTCTGATAGTTCCAAAACAAGATTGGCGGCTTTGCTTCTAAAGGAGTCAGCGATCGCTCCATCTCCACTAACTGCCCCTGGGCTACCGCCGGATCACCGCACAGCAACAGCAAATCTATACTCTGATTCTGTAAACTTTGGATGACATCCTGCCAAGAAGCCGCGATCGCACTCTGAAACCCAGCAATTTGTAAATATTGCATTAATGCTCGTACACTCTGAGGCGCAGGCGAATGCTCTAATCCAGGAGTGGGTAAGTCAAAAATTAAAATTTGAGGTGTCCAAGCGATTCCAACCGCCATCTGCATCACTTGCAGCAATGCAGACACCTCCGGGCTACCCACCTCAATGGGCTGATTGGGGGTTGAAGCCAAACAGGGAAACACCGCTAACCCTAGAATTTGATTGGCTGCTTCGGTCATCTGTGCTGTCAACGTGACCACTGGTAACGCCGACAAAAAGGGCGATCGGCTGAACCGCTCTAAATAGGACTGTGGATCGCTACAAGCTCCATCCAGCAACACAATATCTGGCTTCCACACCCGCGCCAACAAATCTGCCTGCTCGAGATCATCCACCTCTAGAATTCGGCATTGATGGGGGTGCAGCAAACGGGTCAAATCCGCAGAAATCAGTCCAGGGGTTGTCTGACTTTCATATAAATGTAATATGGTTAAGCTCAGTTGAATCGGCAGTGGCTCTGAAAGCAAAGGTTTAACGACCTGTTCCAGGCAACGCTGGAGGGAATCTGCCTGAACGGGTAGAGATAGAAATGAATCTGCTCCATTTTGGTAAGACTGCTTCTGATCAATTCGCATTGCCGTCGCCACCACAGGAATCT
Above is a window of Timaviella obliquedivisa GSE-PSE-MK23-08B DNA encoding:
- a CDS encoding phycobilisome rod-core linker polypeptide yields the protein MSVKASGGSSVARPQLYQTVPVATISQAEQQDRFLGRGELSELSGYFDSGLKRIEIAAILGQNSELIVSRAANRIFVGGSPMAFLEKPADDAPVMVGMGGIALDAKENMKLGTTTYVSSGGGGNGLFDGFRSLFSTAPGGGTPVGFRPINVARYGPRNMQKSLRDLSWFLRYVTYAIVAGDPNIIAVNVRGLRDIIENACSGAATIVAIQGMRQAALGYFSNDQDAGAIVAQYFDVLLTEFRAATPSNTVRQRSTPDQQGLELPQIYALASERRSKYAMKPGLSAIEKNDAIKAAYRQVFERDITRAYSLGISDLESKVKNGDISMKEFVRRLGKSPLYRKNFFEPFINSRALELAFRHFLGRGPSSREEVQNYFSIVSKGGLAALIDALVDSKEYSDYFGEETVPYIRGLGQEAQECRNWGPQQDLFRYSAPFRKVPQFLTTFARYNRPLPDQHVYGSGNDPLEIQFGAIFSKETRNPSSSPAPFGKDTRRILINRGAGINNQLSNPGARGAAPGSLGPKVFKLDQLPTNTKTFTKGTNTKGISIKFSESSTQKVIRAVYLQVFGRDLYEGQRQKVAEIKLENGDITVREFVRMLAKSDVFRGMYWTPLYVVKAIEYIHRRLLGRPTYGRQEMNAYFDLASKKGFYAVVDAILDTVEYSEAFGEDTVPYERYVTPAGQALRTSRVGSIADKGAKLDKTVTPRFVELGSINETRSLPDIQFRTGQGVSKQREQTKVFKLTTLDPVAVKTLTRAAYRQIFERDVEPYVTRNEFSALESKLANGEINLKEFIEGLGTSGLYIKEFYTPFPNTKVIELGTKHFLGRAPSDQAEIRKYNVILASEGLGGFIRAMVNTPEYAQYFGEDTVPYRRFPTLPAATFPNTERLYNQLTKQNNEVVVPSFDPVTSRIDITKMPLMRQAMSDLSQSANVSQQLGRQTTHSTETSRKPARVYRVHSGMAASETEVAIAAIYIQVMDLFEAEVPAEFRLVELETQIRNGEISVRTFVKALAGSGQYVQRFCTPYPQAKVVEFLFRHLLGRVPATQAEATQYSEIVSNQGLNAAIALIVDSAEYTRYFGEDVVPYQRFR